The Candidatus Bathyarchaeota archaeon genomic interval TGTAGATTGGCGCAAGTTCCCCCCACGTGGTTTTGGGAGTTTCTATATCTGCTGAGCCAACTATGGCTTGTATCTGAAAATCCATCTGACCTCCATCAGGAAGAAAAACATAATTTAGGGGTCTCCAGTCTGAACCTCCAGCTGAGTATTTCACAACTGAAATCTCCGTGTAGGCGGTATTTGACGCTGGAAACACTAACGTGTCGTAGATGATTGTGCGCCCATCCACAACCTGTGAGTTACCGCTCCAGTGCTCTTCATAGTGACCTTTGTATCTTACATGGTAGTAGAGTGAGTCGCCGTTGGATGTATAGGGCTGGTTTTTGATTGTGAATAGAACGGTTTGGTTAACTATTTTACGACCTGCGGCGACGATAATGCTATTTCCTGTGTATGGGTCAGTTCCATAAGTCGGAGGCTCAGTGTGCGTGTCGTCTACATATTTTAGGGTAAATTCTGGCACAGTAGGCTTTGACTGGGCAAAAACTGATTCCGCCAACAGCAGATTTGAAGCTGCAAAGAGCGCAATAAGTAACATAGCCCACACTTTACTCATATCGTCACCGCAGCATGGAAGGCGAGGCGATAAAAAGGGTTTATCGTCAACATTTCTTGACTAATCCTGTTAAGGATTCTTGACTAACCCGCCTCTTTGCGCCGTATCCCTCTATTTGGCGTCTATTTGGATGCTAATATCCAAGCTATGCAGAAATCGATATAGGGGGAGGGGTAGGCGGGTATATTTGGATCCTATTAGAGGTTCTATGCAGAAACCTAAGAGGGGTAGGTCCGTATTGGTGATTATTGGGTCATTAGTATGTAAAAAATCAGTGTTTATCGAGACGCACCAATCAAACTAAAAGGCTGTCTCCTGTTTGCAAATCAACCCGGCAGCCGCATGGTTTTCCTCAAAGTTTTTAAAACACCAAAGGTTCCTTCTTTACTGTTAAGCCTAAAATTAGGATGGTTTTGTTTGCAGGTTGGATTTTTAGGCGGAGCGAGAGAAGTCGGCCGCATCGGCATATCGGTGAAGTCAGCTAAAAGCCAAGTCGTCATAGACTACGGCGTAATGCTTGACCATGAACCCGGATTTCCCATGCATGTCCCCCCAAAAGACGTAGACGCCGTCATCCTCACGCATAGCCACCTCGACCACTCGGGAGCCATACCCATCTTCTACATTAATGACCGCATCCCCCTCTACACTAACAAACTCAACCTTGAACTCACCCAAGTCCTAATCCAAGACTTCATCCACCTCTCCGCATACTACCTCCCCTTCGAGTATCTCGAACTAAAAAGCATGGCACGCGCCAACAAACACCTCGAATACGGCGAAACCGAACCCGTCGGCGACATGAACATCCGCCTCTACAACGCAGGCCACACCCCCGGCAGCGCCCAAGTGCTGGTCGAAGCCGACGGCAAACGCATCCTCTACACTGGCGACTTTAACACTGAGGACAGTAAACTCCTCGCAGGCGCCTCGATGGATTACGGCGACTTAGACGCTGTCGTAATCGAGAGCACATATGCTAACGAGGACCACACGCCTCGCCCAGAGTTAGAGCGGAGCTTTGCGGAGGCTTGCACTGAAGTCGTTGAGAAAGGCGGAACTGTGCTTGTGCCCTCGTTTGGCGTGGGGCGAGCGCAGGAAATCGCCTGTGTTTTGGCTGCCAATCACTTCGAGTTTCCAATAGTGCTTGATGGGATGGCGCGGGAAGCCAGTCGCATAATCATGAATTACAAGGAGTTTCTGCGTGACCCTAAACTCTTCATGAACGCCATGCACTCAGCTGATTGGGTGGAGGGTTGGCGTGACCGACGCAGAGCCTGCAAAGAAGCCGGCGTCATCATATCCCCCGCAGGCATGCTCAAAGGCGGACCCGCCTCGTTTTACATATCAAAATTAGGCAAGAAATCATCCAACGCCGTCTTCTTAGTTAGCTACCAAATCCCCGGCACCCCCGGCAAGGAACTACTCGAGAAGGGCGTTTGCACCATCGACGGAAAAGTCCGAAAAATCAAAGCCCAATACCGCCACTTCGACTTCAGTAGCCACTGCGGCGCCAGCAAACTAAAAGAAGCCCTCATCAAACTCGGCGGCAAACCCAAAGTCTTCGTAGTGCACGGCGCTGAGGGTAACTGTGAATTGTTTGCGAATTGGGCAAAAAACGAGTTGGGGTTGGATGCGGTTGCGCCACGGACAGGGGAGACCTATCAGATTTAGGCGTCACTATGAAAGTCGCTGTTTTGCCAGTTGGTACGGTTTCGGTTGATGTTTTGGAAGGTGTTGCAAGGGGGCTTATGCGGATTTTGCCCGACACCACCGCAGAGGTCAGCGCGCCTCAACCTCTACCCACTTTTACTTTTGACCCCAAACGTAGCCAACATAACTCTACTCAACTTTTAGACCTCCTACACAGTTTCTCTATGGCTGAGTATGAGCGGGTTTTAGGCTTTGTTAACGTAGACCTCTACGCTGTGGGCCTTAACTATGTGTTTGGCGAGGCTTACTCGCCGGGTAAGGAGGGTGTGGTTTCGCTTTGGCGGCTTAACCCCGAATTTTACGGTGTTGACCCTGATTTTGCTTTGTGGGTTTCGCGGACGCTCAAGGAGGCGGTACATGAATTGGGGCACACGTTGGGTTTGAAGCATTGCAGTCGAGCTGAGTGTGTTATGCATTTTTCTAACAGCATCTTTGATTCGGATAAAAAGCAAAGCTTCTTTTGTGACCATTGCCATTTGCAAGCGGCAGTGGCTATAGCCAACATTGGACAGGTGAAACCATGACTCAGCCGCCTCAAGTTGAAGAAAAAAGTCAGCCCCAGCAAACTACGCTGGAGGACAAATTCAAATTCGAACTCGTCTACCTTGTTCCTATACTGGCAAGCATGCTTTTTGGTTTAGTCTGCGCTTACGTGTTGGCGCCTCAAGGGTCTTCCTCTATACCTGTTACCCCGATTCCTGAAGAAACACCTGGCGCCCCCATCGGCAACGCTCTCTACTTCGTGGTACTCATCGCAATTAGCGCCACCCTATTTTACTTCCTTATCAAACGCCGCAGCAAACGCATAATCAAAGGCTTAATCGTGCTCGCCATGACCACCGCCTCAGCGCTGCTCTCCCTTGTCTACCTCTCCTCGCTGCTCGTTTACGTCCCAGTCTTAGACAACTGGTATGCCCTAATCGCCTTAACCGTCCTAATCACGGTGCTCTTTGACCTCGCCATCTTCCGTTTCCCCAAAGCCCGCAACGTCGCCGTCGTCGGTTTAGGCGGCGCATTAGGCATTTTCTTTGGGTTTGCCATCCCATTGTGGAGTGCAGTGGTGATTTTGGCGGTTCTAGCAATCTATGACGTAATCGCCGTCTACAAAGGTCCAGTGGGCAAAATTGCAGCGTCAGGTCTTGACCAACTGCAGGGTTTGAGCTTCTCGTTTAAAGAAATCCAGATGGGGCTAGGCGACTTGGTGTTCTACTCGATGTTGATGGGCGCCATGTTCTTTGCATACTTCCCCAACATCATCCCTACAATCGCAGGCATAATCGGCATCATGGCAGGAAGCATAATAACTCTGCTTATGCTTGAGAAAAAAGGCATCTTCCCCGGCTTACCCTTCCCCATAATGCTAGGGCTCGCCTTAGGATTGCTCACAGGTATCTTTCTATAAGCTGCCACTTATTTGAGAAGTAAAGATCATGCCCGAATAGCTTTTTCTTGATAATAAACTAACAAATATTTGTTGCTAAAAATTATCTGATAAACAAAAAAAGAAAAAAGGGAAAATCCCTTTTAAGGGTGTTTTCTAAGGAGGAGGAATCCTAAGACTCCGCCGACTACTACGATTAGGATGGCTAGGATGGCGATTGCTGGGACAAAGTACATGTCTGCGACTGATTCTGGTGGGCTTGTTGGTGCTGATGTTGCGGTTGGTGCGTCTTCTACGGTTAGGTATGTTGTTGATTGGGATGGTCCGTATGCTTTGGAGCCTGCGAAGTTTGCGATGATTTGGTAGTCGCCTGGGACTTCTGGTTGGAATGAGCATCCCCAGTTGCCGTTTATGTCGCTTGTGGTTTCGCCGATGGATACGTAGTTGCCGTTGGGGTCGATTGCGTTTAGGGTTACGGTTACGCCTTGTGCGTCTGCGGGTTTGACTTGTTCCATGAATAGGTATTCCATCCATGCTTGCATGTCTGCGTCTGAGATGGCTGGTGTGCCTTTGAGTGGGGTGTCCATGACGTCGTTGGTGTCGCGTTCGCCTGCGGGGGATTGGTCGGTGACTGTGCCTGTAACCATGACTTTGTGTCCTAGGGTTGATACGGTTGGTGTGTCGACGGTGACTGCGCTTGGGCCTCTGCCGAATGCGTAGAGTTGCATGTCGAAGTAGTTGAGTCCGACTAGGATGCCGTCTGCCATGATTATGTTGGACGATGTAGGGGACATGCCGCCGAAGAATCCTAGGATCTTCCAGACTTCTTCACCTGTAGCTGCATCAAGGCAGCGTAGGTTAGGTCCTCGCATTAGGGGTTGTGTGGGTGAGTGTTCGCCTGTGACTGTGTATAGTTTTCCGTCTCCGATTACGACGACGCCGATTGGGTAGGTTCCGCCGTATGCGGATTCTGTGCCGATGCTGTCAG includes:
- a CDS encoding presenilin family intramembrane aspartyl protease, with amino-acid sequence MTQPPQVEEKSQPQQTTLEDKFKFELVYLVPILASMLFGLVCAYVLAPQGSSSIPVTPIPEETPGAPIGNALYFVVLIAISATLFYFLIKRRSKRIIKGLIVLAMTTASALLSLVYLSSLLVYVPVLDNWYALIALTVLITVLFDLAIFRFPKARNVAVVGLGGALGIFFGFAIPLWSAVVILAVLAIYDVIAVYKGPVGKIAASGLDQLQGLSFSFKEIQMGLGDLVFYSMLMGAMFFAYFPNIIPTIAGIIGIMAGSIITLLMLEKKGIFPGLPFPIMLGLALGLLTGIFL
- a CDS encoding MBL fold metallo-hydrolase → MQVGFLGGAREVGRIGISVKSAKSQVVIDYGVMLDHEPGFPMHVPPKDVDAVILTHSHLDHSGAIPIFYINDRIPLYTNKLNLELTQVLIQDFIHLSAYYLPFEYLELKSMARANKHLEYGETEPVGDMNIRLYNAGHTPGSAQVLVEADGKRILYTGDFNTEDSKLLAGASMDYGDLDAVVIESTYANEDHTPRPELERSFAEACTEVVEKGGTVLVPSFGVGRAQEIACVLAANHFEFPIVLDGMAREASRIIMNYKEFLRDPKLFMNAMHSADWVEGWRDRRRACKEAGVIISPAGMLKGGPASFYISKLGKKSSNAVFLVSYQIPGTPGKELLEKGVCTIDGKVRKIKAQYRHFDFSSHCGASKLKEALIKLGGKPKVFVVHGAEGNCELFANWAKNELGLDAVAPRTGETYQI
- a CDS encoding archaemetzincin family Zn-dependent metalloprotease, with the translated sequence MKVAVLPVGTVSVDVLEGVARGLMRILPDTTAEVSAPQPLPTFTFDPKRSQHNSTQLLDLLHSFSMAEYERVLGFVNVDLYAVGLNYVFGEAYSPGKEGVVSLWRLNPEFYGVDPDFALWVSRTLKEAVHELGHTLGLKHCSRAECVMHFSNSIFDSDKKQSFFCDHCHLQAAVAIANIGQVKP